DNA from Desulfovibrio sp.:
AATCATCTGCACCAACGACCACGCCAAGGCCATGCGCTTTCTGCGCGAGGCCGACGCCTCCATGGTGGCCGTCAATGCGTCCAGCCGCTTCAACGATGGCGGCCAGCTGGGCCTTGGGGCGGAAATCGGCATCTCCACCTCCAAGCTGCACGCATACGGGGCCATGGGGGTGGAAGAACTGACCACCACCAAGTTTGTGGTGCTTGGCCAGGGGCAGGTGCGGCAGTAGTGACGGCGAACCTCGGCTCACACGAGACGGCGGCCGGTTCGGGTTCCGATGGTTCGGGTTCCGGCGCGGCGGCTCCCCATGCCACAGTTTCCGGCGGGGCGGTTTCCCGCGTGGGGGCAGGCCCGCGCGGCCGGGCCATTTTGGGCGGCAGCTTCAATCCCCCGCATGTGGGGCATCTGCGTCTGGCCATTGAGGCCGCCGAAGCCCTGACCCCCCTGGTGACCGGCGTGGATCTCGTGCCCTGCGCCGTGCCGCCGCACAAAACCATGACAGGCATGCTGCCCTTTGATCTGCGCGCCCGCATGGTTGAAGCCAGCATCACCGACCTGCCCTTTCTGCGTTGCAACAGGCTTGAAGGGCAACGGCAGGGGCCATCCTATACATGGGACACGTTGTTGGCCTATCGTGAGGTCGAGCCGCAAACAGAACTGTATTTCATCCTGGGCAGCCCGGACTTTGCCCTGCTGCCCACCTGGCACAGGGGGCTGGAACTGCCGGGCCTGTGCAACTTTGTTGTGGTGCCGCGCGACGGGCAGGCCGCGCGGGACGTGATCGCCACGGCGCAGCGGCTGTGGCCCGAAGCCCGCGAGCGCGCCCCCCTTGTGGGCGACGGCCCCTGTATGGGCCTGCCCGGCGGCGGGCTGGCGCATTTTCTGCCCTTGCCCTGGCTGGACGTGAGCGCGTCGCGCCTGCGCAGCTTGTGGCTGGCAGGCCGGAGGGTGGATTTTCTGCTGCCTCGGGCGGCTTTTGAAATTCTGAAGCAGAGCGAGAAAACCGTACAGGCACACTGGCGACAGACGGAGCCGACATGCTGACAACCGCGCCCAAGGACATACGCGAAAATGTGGCAAGAGCCCTAGGGTATCTGCGCAAGGATGAGGTGGAGCGTTCGCTCCTGGTCATGTGCGAGGCTCTGCGGCGCATGGCCGAGGTCAAGATGCTGCGCTCGGCCCGGACGGAACTGGACAGCCAGGTCAATGATTTTCTGTCCACGCTGGTGCACCATCCGTGCATGCAGCCACTGCTGGACCCGGCCCGGACGGGCAATCCCAAAAACATTCCCTTTCAACAGGGCAAGGAAGCGGCACTGGCCACAGTGATGGACGGCCTTGCCAAGATTCTGCAAAAAGAATCCGAAAATTGCGTTCAGGCAGAAGCCACAGCCCGTAGGGCAAGAAAAAAACATCTCATTGATACCGGCCTGCAATTTATACGCGAAGGGCAGACCGCCAAGGGGCGCGCCTTTCTCAAGCGTGTGATTGAAGAATTCCGTCAGGAAGACGGCATCCGCGTTCAGGTGGCCCAGATTTTTGCCGCCGCAGGTCTGCATCAGGAAGCCGCCGAAACATATGAAGAAGCCATTGCCAAACAACAGCGCGACCCTGCCGCCTATACTGGTGCGGTAGCCTCCTGGATGGAACTGCTCGAATATGAAAAGGCCGAGGCCGTCTACAGGGCGGTACTGCGAACCTTTGGCGGGCACCCTTCCACCTATGGCAAGATGGCGAAGCTGTATCTCGTCTGGCACAAGCGCCAGAAGGCAGAAGAAATGGCCCTGCGCGCACTGCACGATGACCCGGAACAGGCGGACGCTCTGGAAGTGATGACCGCGCTGGAACGCAGGTAGTCCACTATAACGCCTGGCCATTGCCATTCAAAAAAAGATGCGCTATAGACAGCCTTCCGGTCGCGGGCGCAACGCCCTGACCTGCGGAGAGGTAGCGAAGCTGGCCGTAACGCGCTCGACTCGAAATCGAGTTGTCCCTTAATCGGGGCACGTGGGTTCGAATCCCACCCTCTCCGCCATTTTTATGTTTCTTACAGTCCAATAAAGTCCGGAAAGCAAGCAATAAAGCAGCTTTCCGGACTTTTTCTTTCCAGCGACGTCCAGCGAATATATACACAATCCATCTTGTGCGGGTATATAACCGGGGTAGATAAAAACTTGCAAAAATTTTATATACCCAAGGAAAGAAACCCTGAAAAAAGGATGGAATATGAAGACGATAACGCCATCTACCCGAAGATCTACCCCGATTGTTTCGCACACATTTTTAACCAACCTGAAGGCGACTGGCGAGGTGCAAAGAGTGCCGGTTGGCGAGTCGCTTTACCTCCAGATCTCCGCCAAAGGCAAAAAGACCTGGTACCTCAGATACGACACCCTCACTCCTGACGGAAAGCGCAAACAGAATATTGTCAGCCTGGGCCAGTTTCCCAAAATGGGGATCAAAGAAGCTCGAGCCGAAGCTGAATCAAGAAGAGACCTGTCGAAAGAAGAAAACGCGAACCTGGTACAAGTGCGCAAAGAAGAGCTCATCAGAAAAGCCCAGGCCAGCGTCGTCCACACCTTTCAAAATGTGGCCGAGTCCTGGCTCAATTTGAAAATGGCGGAATGGGAAGGACGTTCGGGCAAGCAAAACCGGGGACGCCTTGCCGCCAACGTCTATCCCGTCATTGGCGATCTATCGATTGACAAAATTACGGTCAATGACATCGAGCACGCACTGAAACACGTTATTTCACGAGGCTCGCTTGAAGTTGCCCGGCGTGTGCATACTTTGATCGTCAGCGTTTTCAAATACGCTCTGGCTAAAGGCTTAATCCAGAATCCGGATATCATCGTCAGGCTGAGCTGGTACAAAGAGCAAATGCCCAAACGGAAGAAAAAGAGCCTGTATTCTGAAGAGCTTGGCCCGGAAGATGTTGGCCAACTGCTGCGAAGCTTAGAGGAACACAGAACCCGTTGGACCATTCCCGTTGCCACGGCCATGCAACTGGCCCCCTATTGCGCAGTACGCCCCTCCGAACTCCTGGAAGCGAAATGGAGCGAGTTCAACCTTGATGCGGCAGAATGGGTTATCCCGGCTGAACGCATGAAAAAGGGCCTGCCTCATCTTGTGCCGCTGCCGCGCCAGGCTGTTGCACTTTTCAAAAAAATGTACGCGTTTTCCGGCCAACAAGAGCTGGTGTTTCCGTCCACCTCTACCAAAGGCAAGGGCAAAGCCGTCAGCAGCATGGCCCTGATTCAGGCTTTTAGGAAAATGGGCTATACTGCGGAAAATGGAAACAGATTTGTGACCCACGCCTTCCGTGGCCTGTTCTCCACCACGGCCTACAACATCCTCGGCGCGTCATCCCTGGCTGTGGAACTGCAACTCGCCCACGTCGAGCAAAACAAGGTCAAAGCGGCTTACCACAAGACAAGCATGCGTACCGCCTTGGCAGAGCGCCGGGCACTGCTCCAACAATATGCAGATTACCTGGATGAGTTGAGGGCGAAGGCTTAAAGAGTATGTAATGTTTGTTTAAGAACTATGCTATAGAGGTGATTATGCCAACACCAAAAGATCTTCTTGAAGAGCTTGAGCGCCTTGAAAATTCCATTCTTGAAAACATGCAACGCGCCATTCCTGAAGAAGAACAAGACAAGAGCCTATTTTTTATCGAACTCATCAGAACATATGACTACTGGTTTCTTCTAAATGATTTATTTCCTGAGGATAAACGACTATCCGCATGGGCTTTGCATGTAATGCAGTGTTCCTGGCCCCGTGTTGTCAAATCACTGTATGGATCTCTAAAAAAACTTAAAGGATTTCCAGCTGCTCAGTGGACTCCAATCCTTAAGCAATATGAAATGAATTACCTGCATGGTGCTGGCTATTCAGCGATATTGGACAGGTTTCAAGAGGAATATAAAGCTGGGCTACTTGATATCGTAAAAAATGAACAAAGTGAGTGGCATGTCAATGCACGCCCAGGAACAGAAATTCAATTTATGGACCAATATGATTTAAGTTATATGAATGATTTTTATTATAAACCATATGAATATAAAAAATCTTACTTTAAAAAATGGGCTCCACATGTAGAGGGCAGCATTGATGACCTGATTAAAGACTTTGAATACGGAGCTCTGCTGAGGCGAGATAGAATTTATAAAGATGCCAAGGCTCTTGCAGGTGAATTCAGAGAGGCGATATTTCCTTATCCCGTAAGATGGGGAAACATACTAGGCTACAATGCGTCTGACAATATTTGTTTAACAATGTTTGAACAGGCATATGATCAAGTCAGGAAATGGATGCATGATGCAGGTGTAGATAGTAATTGTATATTGTTTGACGATATAAGCGCGCTGGATTTATCAATTGTCGTTGCGCAATTAGTTGCAACACATATGATTCATTCTAGATTTATATTTTATGCAATGGAGAAAAAAGATTTCAGTATAGACATAGATTTCAGCATAACAATTTGGTCAATATCAGACGACATTATCAACGGGACAAGATTTCTATATGGTATTGAACCAAAAAAAATTCAAAAAATATTGAATATTATTACGCTAAATGATCGAACATACGATATCGTTGCAAATGGCAAAAACTTTGATATGCCGCTTCTAGTTGATATGGGAAATGGGCTATACATAAGACCAATATCATCATTAGGTAAAAATCCGTTTGGATTTATCAAACGAGTTTTGGCAAAGAATGAAGCGAAGGCATACAATCTACTGATTAAGCATCAGGAAAAAATGCTCCGGGACGATATTTACAGATTTTTTGGTGGAAACAGGTTTCAATGTCTTGATAGTAATATAAAGCTTAAAGCTCCATCTGGAAAAATACTGACAGATGTGGATGCTTCCATATTTGACGTTATAACAAATACTTTGGCTGTATTTCAGCTCAAATGGCAGGACTATAGAACGACTAGTGTTCAGGAACTGCGAAGCAAGGCAAAAAATCTATCAGAAGAAACAGACAAATGGGCATATAATGTTGAAAAGTGGTTCAAGACTGTGAGCTCTGAGCAGGCAACGCGTACGTTCAAGATAAAAAGCAAATCTGATTATGTAATAGTGTTATTTTTTGTTGTATCAAGAGAAGTATCTTATATAGAAGGGTATGGCTACTATCCCAAGCACCCATCTATCGCCATTGCAAATTATCCATATTTTTCGCGACTAAGAACAGAAATTGGACCTCATGCAAATACTTTTTTGCTCATGCATAAAGCAATCTCAGAAAAGCGTGCCGACATCAGCAAGATAAAAGCTGAGCCTGTATCATTTGAACTTGAAAATCATAAATTTATTTGTGATCGGTACTGGTTTAGCATGTCTAACCAGCATGAGAAGGGAGATGATGGCGACTTGCCGTCTTCATAGCGAGCTGAATATTTTTGAAGTTAATATTAAAAATCTGTCAACACTTTTTTGTCCACACAGTACAGCCCTGTGCAATGTAGTACCTTTTCAAACAACGCTTTTTTGAAGCCGATATAGTCCGCTAAAAAAGTCATGATACGTTTCCTGTAAGAGTCAAAGACCATTCAGGAGGTGTAACTATGACTACCATGACCACAGTCCCGACCGTCGGATTTCTCCGTCTTCCCCAAATCTTACAACTTGTCCCCATCAGCAAAAGCGCATGGTGGGAAGGCTGCAAAACTGGCCGCTTCCCCAAACCCGTCAAACTCGGCCCGCGCACAACTGCCTGGAAGGCGGAGGACATAGCGGAGTTGGTGAACATGCTAGGAAAGCAAGAAAAAACAAGCGATAAAGTGTAAGCATAAACAACAAAGCACAGGGATGACAGCCAGCACTGTGTCCCTGTGCTTTGTTGTTGCATTGTGTTGCCTTCAAAAATACAAAATTATAATAATACCTTTTGAGTTTATTACAAATTCAATGTCATCTACTAAGCATTGTTCACTGTCTTGTCTTGTAGTTGCACTAAAATTCTCTACCCAATAGTAATCCCCTCGCACTTTGCCTTCTCAAGTATTTCTACCAAAATACGGCATTGCTTTTCGGACGGAATCTTTGAAGGAAGCTGTGTCGCTACAGCAAGAATTCCGTATTCTTTCTCAGAAAGAAGCTTTTTTGCAGACAGCTCGTTCATGATACGCTGCCAGTGTGGTGCTGGAATGCTGACCACCAGCTTCTGTGCTGCTATTCCATCATCTACCAATTGTACCTTCACGGCATTCCGATTCTGTTCTTTTTCCTCTTCTCTGGAGACAAGCAGGCTCCGGAAATTTTCCGACTGTCTTGCTTCAAGGGTCGAAATGTCATCTTTCAGAGTACTCCAACAGATATCTTTCTTGAACCACTCCGAGTCTCGGGGAAGGTTATCCGAGGGCTGGGTTATGTGGTCATTGATAAAGGAAGCACACGCGGCGATTGCTTCTCGTAAGGCATCTGGGATATCCTGTTGAATCCAAACTAGGGCAAACGGGATGGCCTTTTTGTGGCGATGGGCAAGTTCTCCCAAGCAGGCAAGACTGTAATAAACAATATAGGAGCGTAGACTTCCGCCTGGCCTGTACCAGGGTTGGGCCGAAACAATGCGTTCTGTTTCACGAAATATTATGGCTCTGGCTACAATGCGTTTGAAATACTGCTCATTAAAATCCTCTGGCGATACATCCCATGTTTTTCCGATTCTGGTAGCATATTGAGCAAAGTTTTTTTGGCGTCCCTTGCTCACATACTTGGGGTGCTCATCCCAGACATTTTCATATTTTGCCAAATCTTCCTTGGTAAATAGCTGATTCTTCGGGAAAATTGCTTTAAACTTTCGCTGTTCTGCAAGAGTAAGCTTGCTTTGCGCTTCTGCGTATTGCCCACGTGCTCTTTCATAAAACCACCTGGTTTCTCTCTGGGCTCCGGAATGAGCCGGAGCCAATACCCGGCGTGAAAATTCCTCCATTCTGAGGTGGAATGGGGAATTGGAGAAGAAGTCTGCTGCTTTGACAGGGTTTTGCGTGTTGGCATATTCGGAAATTTTGGGGACGATTTCTTCGCTTTTTTCCGGATCAATAACTGACAGTTTCATCTGGACAAAGACCTGATCCAGAGATGCCTTGTCTTTTCTTTGCGTATGAAAAAGAGATGCTGTTGTCTGACCACCGTTCACGATCTGGAGGTCTCGTATCCTGGTTATGACAAGGCTTTCTTTTCCCTGATCGACATCAACCTCTTGAGCGGTTGCAGTTATCCCGTTGTTGTAAGCAAAAAACATGGTAGGCGAGTTGAGAATGGTTTCGCGAATGCCCTTGTTTACGTTACCCCGTGCCTGAAGGAATGTTCTGACGTTTTGCTCCAATAAACGGCTGTCATAGTCTCCATACAGTTTTGCAAGAACGTTTCCCGGCAGGGCCGCAAGGTAGGAACGGTAGTTGTCCGCTTGCAGGTCTACACGAAGACACGGGAGGCCATGTCCGAACATTTGCAGAAAATCGAGGTCCAGAGGCTCCTTACGACCGCGAGCACTGTATTGTCGGTAAAGGCGTGCCATGTCCCATACATGGTAAAAAATTGGTTTGTCGCAGACGACTTCAGACTCAAGCTCTTTTACTCGTTCACTGAGGGCTCGTTCGGATAACAAAAACAGATTGATTTTTCTGAGACTGCCCAATCGGTCTTCAATCTGTCTGGCTAAAGAATACTCTGGCGAAGTAACTTCTAGCTCTTGCCAAAGTCGCTTTTTGCCACTTGATTCGAAAAAATTGACAAGCCGGCGGAAAATGGCCGTTATATCTGTCTGGGTCAGGGAAAGTAGCTCCATCCTCGATTCATAGTCGGCAATAAAAAGAGACAGAGTTCCTTCCTCGTCAAACCAGTAGCCATCGACGCGCATCCCTCGCGGGGCCCGATAGTGACAAAATTCAACGTCTTCCACAAAGCCTGTTTCAGCCAGATCCTTGACGAAAAAATCGACAAACTCTTGCAAATGGAAGTTGTTGTTGGCGGCTCCACCAGCGAAAATTTCCTGTCTGAACTCATGAAAAAAGTCCTGTAGAGACATTTCCATCTAGAGCGCCTCCAAGAGAGTTTCAAAGGCACAGGAAAACGGTTCTATTTTTTCCAACTCAAGCTGGTATGATACTGATCTGACTCCGGCAGGTAACATGGAGCGAACCACCTTGGGGAAGTCTTTTTCGACAAGGTAGGCCTTCTTGTTAGTTGTTACCAATTTGGGGGTTTCATACTCGTGATGGGGGGCATACCCGTTTGCTGCAAGCTTGCTGTCAAAGCTTTCCAGGCTTTCTCTCTGTAACAGGTCACGAATATGTGTCACAAGCGCATTGAGCGACAAAGCTACATGGTTGTCCCGAGACTCTTGAAGAGTCAGAGTGAGAAGGTAGAGTTTTTCTTCAATAGACTCCAGTTGATCTTCGGAGGAAATCCGTACTGTGCTACGATCGGAGCTGGAGAGCGCTTTCACTTCAACGGCCCTTCCTGAATAGATAAAGTCTTGATGTACCCATTCCGGACCTGTCCACGCCATCACTGCTGAGGCAGGATTCAAACCGACCTCAAGCAGCTTGTTCAAAAAGACAAGTTCGGCAAAAAGGCCACGGTATTCCTGAATGGTTAAGAGTCGAGAATTTTGTCCGGACAAAAAGGTTCGCCATCGCTTCAAGTGCTGCATGGCCACAGAAATTGCTACATCCGGACGGTGCACTTCTATGAGGCTATGGAACAGGCTTTTGCACAAAGCATGAAAAAGATCGCAGTCAACTTGCCTGTCGAGAGTTAAGACCAACAATTGACAGTCCGTTGCAGGATCTTGGCGGAGGTCTGTGTCCACGCCTTTCACGGTAATCTTTTCTTGCACGAAAAGATTGCGGTGATCGCCTGTCAGTGAAATCAAAAAGAGAAGTTTTCCCTGAACATCCTTTCCCCAATAGGCAGGAATTACACTTCCATCAGGAATGAGTCTGACATTATAGTCTCTCTCCGGTGTTGCAATCTCGTCCCACGGTAAGGAATTACTCATCGAAATCCTCCTCGTCTTCCGGATTGTCCAATACACCCTGCATATTCTGAACCCAGACCCTGTTTGCAGCTATCTCAACGGTGTGCGAGTAGTCTCCAAAGGGGAAGCTGATACCAAATGCCGGTACGCGCCGATACGCAACATCCGGAAATTCCAGTATGTGCACCATCAGTAGCGGCTTGTTCCTCACTTCACGATAGTGCACGTCAGACGGTTTGCCACTCATTTTTTGATCTTGCTCATTGTATTCTTGGGCCAGCAAACGCGCTTTCTCTATCTGCTCTGGCGTAAGTCCCAGTTTTTCATCCCCACGGCTGGCAACTCGATTTTTGGCTGTTCGCCATGCCGTTCCTTCCCAAGGTTTTGCTGTACGCTTTTGAGCTCCCAGCTTGTATTGGCTTCCCTCTTCTCCATTATCTTTGAGAGAAACAAAAACTACATCGCCTTTGGGGTGCAGGTCGGAGATTTCATGCAGGTATAACGTTGCGGCATATTTGGCATCGGCCATGTCTGGATGGGCTTCAAATTTCTCCAGAAAATCTTCGATTACTGCAACATTAACATCCTTGGCCCACCATCCTTTCTCTGTCGGAACAATCTGAGCGGCAAGACCATTTGTCCAAAACTCTTCAATCAAATTTTCGTTTTTGATGTTTGTTCTGTTGTCCGTAGGCAAGATATAACTTTCAACAAGTCTGCCACTCAGATTTTGTCGAATTTTTATCTTGGCGGCACTTAGCATTTTGTTTGCTGCAGTGATCAAAAGCTTTTCCGGGTGAGTTTCCACGTAAAGGCCAAACTGACGAGGAGTAAGACCATCCCTACGCATCTTCCTTATCTGTTGCCGTAGTTCTTCTGTTTTTTCGGCAATATGCCCATACCAATCTATGGAATCTGGTGACAAATACACTCGGCACAGATCTTCATAGCCAGGCCGATAACCAAACCATCTCCCCATCTGCATCAATGTATCGTACATGCGCGTGTTTCGATACATATAGCTCATCCAAAGTCCTTCCAGAGTCAACCCTCGTGACAGGCTCAAGCCTCCAATGGCCACGGCTGTCAGTCCGTGCCCATCTTTTTCGTATTTCTTGTAATCGAGTACTTCATCGGACTTACTGTTTATAACAAAGAACTTCAAAGTATCGAATGCCGAAAGCAGGTTTGCTTTTACATCATCCCAGTCTACGCCGCATTCTATAAACTCAGAATCATAAGCTTCACGTAATGCCTGCATGTATTTATTTCTTGATGAGATATCTTCCGGCATTGCATAGTTTGCTTTTACTGCTTCTCTTAGCTTTTTTTCGTGAAGCGCAAGAATATTTTTAACCGTCCGCTGGACGGCAACAAACCTGGACACATTGACTAGCATGGAGCAATGTTTGTTGTTTTGTCCTCGGCAGTTTCTGATAGTTTTGCCAACAATGAATTGGTTGAATGCCTTGTACAGGCTTGGCGGAAGCTCTGTAAGCGGGATATCTTTTTTATGTGTCAGCGGCAGGTAGTCTTCACAATCTCGAATCTCGCGCAATATTTTACTACTGCTTTCGTCTTCAAGGAAAACCTTGTCGGGACCAAAATAGGTGTTGGGAGCATCCAGAGAATAGATAAAATCTTTCGGGAACAGTTCTTCCCGAACATCCTGGTCGTACGCCTCCGGGTTGATAAAAATATTGGCAAAAGGAGTTGCGGTGTATCCTACATAACAGGATTTGGCGAAAAGATTCAAAATTTGACGTAACCACGCGTTTGTTTTTGTTGGATCAAGCTCCGGCTTGTTTGTGTTGATCGAAGCATTGTCCGCCTCGTCGTCGATCATCAACATCGGGACATCGGTTATCTGCCCATTTTTCGAATTCAGCTCTTTCAGCCATTTGTGCAGTGCCTGGAGTGTAGTTACGTTCTTTTTGATCACCAGAACAATGGGCTTGCTGAAGTCATTCAGTTTCCAGCCACTTTTCTCGGCAGTATTCTTGTTGAAGTCTTCGTTGATGTTGGTAAGCGTGGCCGGGTGGGGGAAGTCGGAAGAAAATCTGCCTACGCCAACAATGACTCGGTTGCCAGGGTCGCTGGACCGCCCGATAAACCCTTCGTCCATCCGTTCCTGGGTTTGCTTGCGCAAATTGTTATGGATACCGGCAATAACAATAATAAATTTGTAACCTGCATCGGCAGCTCTGGCCACCAGCCCCATGTAGTTTGCGGTTTTTCCCGACTGGACGTGTCCTATAACTAGGCCCCGGCGGTCCCATGCCCCTTCACTCAAGGGATCTTGCAGATGACCAAGGATGCGTCCGCCAGTATCACTCAGGGCTTGTACGACCTGTGGTGCCCAGCCCTCCTGGCGTAAATATTTTTCATAGGCTTCGGAATATATCCAGGAGATGCTTCTTTTCAGCATCCATTCTTCGTCATGAGGAGTCTCTGTATCTACAATGGAGACGCCCTGTCCCATACGCGAGTCGATTGCCACTAGCGCCTGTTCCACAACGTTTGCAATGTCTCCAACAAAACCGGAAAGTTGAGCAAGTATTTTGGCTTTTTCTTCTACCTCCTCCCTTGTGGGGGGAGGCGTTTTGTCTCCAAGAAGAGAGATAAGAGAACTGGCGAGTTGTTTTTCTTTTTCCAATGCCGAATTACTCATAACACCCCTCCCGGATGTATTTTTCAACAAGATCCGTTCTGCCATCCACCAGACGCAAAGACTGGACAACCTCCAGGAACTTTTCTCGCTCCAGTGGATCCGTTCCAAAAAGAGCAAAATGTACTTCCTTCAGCTTGGCCAAGCTCTCTTCATCAGACAAAGAACTCATATCCAGTTTTCTTGGATGCATGGAGAAATCGGAATAGATCATTTCTACAGGGACAGAAGACCCCACTGCTTCCAACAAAACTTCCAATATTCTGTTTTCGGCATCCGAAAATTTTGACTTCAAGGTTGCGATAAGGGCATGATCTCTATTCAGGGCATAGCGGATGGAGCCGTTTTGTTCTGCGAATCTCTCCCAGATGGGAGCTTTGGTTTCGCTGAACAGCTTTTGTCCTCGCCCACGATGTATTCTTGTGCTGCTTTCGGAAATTTGGGGAAGTATTTGCCTCAAGCGCTCACGCACAAGGTATGGCGGCCTTACGGTTGATTTTTTGATATCTATGGTCCAGGCGTCATCCAGAGTGTTGGAAAAATCGATCTGAACTCTGGCCAATTTGCTTGTTTCGCCTTTGGGAATAAGGCGAAACCAATCACCCCATGCCATCAGCCGTCCGTTTCTGTAAACGTAAGCTCCCTGATTGGAGAGAAATTCACTACGGCTTTGGTAGTAAGCTTCTTCACGTGCTGACAGGCGAGAATGATGAGGGAGGATATAAGCTTGAAGATATACTTCTTCGGCTCCAAGGTGAACGGTTTCCGGGGGAAGAAGTTGTGAACCGCTTTTTCTGCAAAAAGGGTCAAAGCCTTCGACGGGATGCCCGTTGATGCTTAGTGAGAGGCGCTTTCTTCCTCTTATTTCACCATCAAGGAAACGGTGAAATACGAGAGCCAGGTGCTTTTCCAGGATATCGAGCTTTTCATTAACCACTTCATCGTGATTATCTTTTTGGCTTTCATCAAAAAGTCGATCCAGCTTTCTCCATAACACTAAGGTTCCATTGCTGCCCAACTGGTTGATGAAAGGGACATCTGCAATGTCTGTTTCTTCGAGTACGGATATCAGCCAATCGTCAGTTTCTTTGACAAGGTCGAGATCCCATTCGGCTCCACACCATTGGCCATCCTGGACACTGACAACAGTAAGTTTGAGACATTGAGAAAAAGAGGCCGTTTTGAGGCCAAGGCCAAACCTGCCAAGGTCCATCTTATTTCTTTTTTGTTCCGGCCCAAGAGCGCCATGTCTCATCGCAACAAGCAGATCCTCTTCGTTCATACCACAACCATTGTCCCAGATAGCAAGAATGGGGATATCCGAGGACACGTCACAGATAATACCCACTTCGGTGGCTTCGGCAGAAATACTGTTGTCCACAATATCTGCTACAGCAGTTTCAAGCGAATACCCGAGATCGCGCAATGACGTCGACATGGAGTGCGCACTGGGAGGAAGTGGATGCATTCTGGCCATTGGACAACGCTCCGTACTAATTAGAGATTGCCTCCGGAGAGGGGGTGGAGATTATGCTAATAATTCCCCGCTCCATGAGTAAATTTCAATACTGCCCATACCTTTTCAGCTATTTGACGCGCCAGCAACGGGGGGACAGCGTTCCCGACCTGTACGTATTGTGCTGTCCGTGGGCCTTCAAAAAAATAATTGTCGGGAAACGTTTGAAGCCGTGCTGCTTCACGTACCGTCAGGCTGCGGCATTGCGTCGGGTCCGGATGGATAAACGAATGTCCGTCTTTGGCCAGATGGCTTGTAATAGTTGTCGAGGGGCGAGCTTCCAATTGGGCTTTGAACCTGTCATCAAAATGCCCGCTGTCCCAATTGGCATGCTCCGGAGGCAAGCCAGGGAAATCGAAGTCTTTGGCGGCAAGAGGATTTTTACCTTTGGCACGCGCAAAGGCCGCCACATATGCATACCTCCGCAAATCGCTGGCCAT
Protein-coding regions in this window:
- a CDS encoding Z1 domain-containing protein; amino-acid sequence: MSNSALEKEKQLASSLISLLGDKTPPPTREEVEEKAKILAQLSGFVGDIANVVEQALVAIDSRMGQGVSIVDTETPHDEEWMLKRSISWIYSEAYEKYLRQEGWAPQVVQALSDTGGRILGHLQDPLSEGAWDRRGLVIGHVQSGKTANYMGLVARAADAGYKFIIVIAGIHNNLRKQTQERMDEGFIGRSSDPGNRVIVGVGRFSSDFPHPATLTNINEDFNKNTAEKSGWKLNDFSKPIVLVIKKNVTTLQALHKWLKELNSKNGQITDVPMLMIDDEADNASINTNKPELDPTKTNAWLRQILNLFAKSCYVGYTATPFANIFINPEAYDQDVREELFPKDFIYSLDAPNTYFGPDKVFLEDESSSKILREIRDCEDYLPLTHKKDIPLTELPPSLYKAFNQFIVGKTIRNCRGQNNKHCSMLVNVSRFVAVQRTVKNILALHEKKLREAVKANYAMPEDISSRNKYMQALREAYDSEFIECGVDWDDVKANLLSAFDTLKFFVINSKSDEVLDYKKYEKDGHGLTAVAIGGLSLSRGLTLEGLWMSYMYRNTRMYDTLMQMGRWFGYRPGYEDLCRVYLSPDSIDWYGHIAEKTEELRQQIRKMRRDGLTPRQFGLYVETHPEKLLITAANKMLSAAKIKIRQNLSGRLVESYILPTDNRTNIKNENLIEEFWTNGLAAQIVPTEKGWWAKDVNVAVIEDFLEKFEAHPDMADAKYAATLYLHEISDLHPKGDVVFVSLKDNGEEGSQYKLGAQKRTAKPWEGTAWRTAKNRVASRGDEKLGLTPEQIEKARLLAQEYNEQDQKMSGKPSDVHYREVRNKPLLMVHILEFPDVAYRRVPAFGISFPFGDYSHTVEIAANRVWVQNMQGVLDNPEDEEDFDE
- a CDS encoding ATP-binding protein, with the translated sequence MARMHPLPPSAHSMSTSLRDLGYSLETAVADIVDNSISAEATEVGIICDVSSDIPILAIWDNGCGMNEEDLLVAMRHGALGPEQKRNKMDLGRFGLGLKTASFSQCLKLTVVSVQDGQWCGAEWDLDLVKETDDWLISVLEETDIADVPFINQLGSNGTLVLWRKLDRLFDESQKDNHDEVVNEKLDILEKHLALVFHRFLDGEIRGRKRLSLSINGHPVEGFDPFCRKSGSQLLPPETVHLGAEEVYLQAYILPHHSRLSAREEAYYQSRSEFLSNQGAYVYRNGRLMAWGDWFRLIPKGETSKLARVQIDFSNTLDDAWTIDIKKSTVRPPYLVRERLRQILPQISESSTRIHRGRGQKLFSETKAPIWERFAEQNGSIRYALNRDHALIATLKSKFSDAENRILEVLLEAVGSSVPVEMIYSDFSMHPRKLDMSSLSDEESLAKLKEVHFALFGTDPLEREKFLEVVQSLRLVDGRTDLVEKYIREGCYE